The genomic stretch GATTTCGACAATTCCGAGGTCTTGCCTCTCTCGATCATACGGTGGGCGTGCTCGATCTTACGTTCGATATCCCGAATACTCCGCATCGCCTCCCTGGCCTCCCGTGGAAGGTCGGTGCGCCCGCGTGTCTCTGACGGAGTGTGAGTAACGGACTGCTCCGCCTTCTCTTCCCCTTTCGGCATGCGTCGAGCCAAGTCCCTCTGCAGCTTCTGGTATTTCGAACGCAGGCCGTTCAGTCGCGAGTTTTGGCGGTCCTTTTCCTCAATCTGCTTCAAGAGCCTGTCGACTTCTTCCAGCTTCGCCGCCGATTCCGCAGTCTTTCCCTCGAACATCAGGTGGCTCGCATTGCGTAGCGCGGCGTCCGCTTCCTTGGCCAGGTCATCGGTCTCATCCGCCCTTCCGGCCGCGAGAGGCAGCAACCCAAGTGTCATCGCAACCAATCCGGCTGATGTTCGCTGCACAACTCGATGATTCATTTTGATGCGCATGTCTTTTCCCCTAGCTTGGAAGTGTCGTACTACGCGACCTGAGTTGTTCAGGTGTGACTGTGCGTGTGAGGGCAACCGTTGCACCACGGATTTTGAAGAGCAATGGCATGACCGTGTCGACTTACGAACAGCGACGATGGAAAACCGACGCCGGCGTTTCGCGCCAGCATTGTACTCGTCGTTCGGGCATCTTGCATCCCTTGGCTTGAAGGGTGATGGCCCGAACCTGGCTCTGCCAATTGATTGAAACGTCCTGTGAATAAAAGGCTTATGATCCGCCGGATTCGGCCCGCTCACAATGCCGTCTCTTCTCGAATCGCAATTCCCGAAAGAAACTTAGATCGCCTAACATAATGGGTTCTTGTGCATTCGATGGCGAATCAAGATGCAGCCGATCGTGAGAAAGGCCTAGTGATGTCGAGCCGACGCCAACAGGTCATCCCCGAGCCGCAGACCATTTCCTGGGGCAGCATCTCCCAGGGGATGCCCGACATCGAGACTAAGACGATGCCACTTAGGCACGCACGGTTCGGCAGACGCCGCCGTCCGGGATGGCGCCACCGTCGGCGTTTGACAGGAATGTACGGCTCGATCAGCGTCCATAGTTTATCCGTTACCAGTGGTTTGGCCATGAAAGTGTCTCCATGCACAAGGAACCATGGCCAAGTATTCGGGAGTCGCAGGCTCAAACACCAGGTTTCAGGAGATGATTTGGCTGGGCTCCGCGATGGCTTCCCAAGGCAGACCCGGCCGCCGATGACACAACGGTCAGGTTTGGGGCGGTAAGCGCTTCGTCCGCCCGAACTGCCGAACGCGCGACGCGGGGTCCTGTTGGTAGAACGCGACCAGTTGGTCGTACAGCTCCGGGTGGCGGCGCTGCAGCTGCACCGGTTGTTCAAGAAAGGCCTCGGTGATGACCGCGAAGAACTCCGCGGGGTTCGTTGCCCCGTAGGCATTGATGAACGTCCGTCGATGGTGTTTCAAATCGTCGACCAGATGGGCGTACTCCCGCCCCAGCACGCGTGCCCATGCGATGTACATCGAACGGCGCGGCAGGGCTGGTGCACCTTCGTTGGCTCCTGACTCGCTGTCAAGCTGGTGGGCGAATTCGTGAAAGACAACATTGCGCCCGTCATGTACGTCGGCCGCCCCCATTAGCACATCGTCCCAGGCGAGGACGACCGGACCACGGTACCATGACTCGCCCAAGCGCGATTGAACACCCTCCAGGATCGTGCCATCCGGAAGGCGCTGTTTCCCGTCGGCCACATAAGGATGCGGGTACACAAGCACCGTTTGCATGCGCGGATATTCATCAGTTCGGCGATGGAGCAACAGAATGCAGGCCTGAGCGGCGATGGTGACGCGGATTTCATCGGTAATGGTCAAGCCACCGCAGCCCTCAAAGCGCTTCTCTTTCAGAAACACCTGGATGTCTCCGCGCAGCTCGGCCTGTTCTTCCGGCGTGAGCAGGCCATAATATTTCACGTTCCGTTCGAGGATCTCCAGCCAGGCGGGCGGAAATGGCCGCCTTCGAATGTGTTCCCGTCTCTTACGCTTGAAGCCAAACATCAGAGGATCCCGATGGTAAGCCGTCCACTTTCCTGCGCGGCAGAACGATGAACGGGCGGCGATGCCGGACCCGCGCTACACCCGGCGTTCCCTCCGTGAGCAATGGCCGCGACCAGCTCCGGCGGCTGAGGTTCCAGAGCACAGACGATCATAGAGCTTGAAAGGCAGAGGCACCACGGCGCCCGGTCGGTGGGTCAAACGGCGCCGGTGTCTCATCGATTAGTCCGCCCGAACGGTACCGTCGCACGGCCCTTGACGCCCGCACTTACGATATGGCTATTCGATTGCGAGGTAATATACCTCATGGCGACGTCCGACTGACAGCCAGCCGGTCCGGTGTCGTCCCGGACACGCACATCTGGGTGAGGAGCCAGAACGTTGGTAGAATCGCGGGAGTACTTGGCTGCCAGCGATCATTCGACATCGCAGCAAGCGCCTTATCCAGTCGGGTTTTCGAATCGGCCCGCAGGCATGACCAAGGCGGGATAACGCAAAGGGAGCTGCCGTCATGACGGCCGGCGTTCGAATCGTGCTGGGGTTGCTCGTTTTGCTGCTGGGGCGACGGTTGTACTGGATCATGGTCGGCATCAGTGGATTCCTGGCCGGTTCCGAGTTTGCCCAACAGTTTCTCGCCGATTGGGCTCCTTGGTCGCGGTTCTTGGTAGCGATCGGGGCCGGTGCGATCGGCGTGGTGCTCGCCATCTTCGCACAACGGATCGCCTTCGCGGTGCTGGGTTTCTACGGTGGCGGCTTCATCGCCTTGGTACTCACCCGATCAACCGCGGGTGACAATGCGCAACTGGCTTGGTTCATACTCGCCGGCCTGGCGGGGGCGATCATCGCGGCGGCGGTGATGGATTGGGCGATCATCCTGTTGACCTCATTCGCCGGGGCATCGGCGATCGTCGCGGGCCTCGCCTTGGGACCCGCTTTCCAAGCGGTTCTTCTGCTGATCTTGGCGGCCCTCGGAATCGCGATTCAGAGCCGCGGGCTGAAGCCCGGAATTCGGCAACGAGGGCCTCGAGGCGAATCGATCGCATCGCAGGAGTAATGGACGTGACCAAGGACGACCGCAACCACAAGCATGCATGCGCCATTTGCGGAAAGACCTTCTCTCACCGGGAACTGATGGCCGGTGCGGTCATTCGTCCGGCTGTGGCCGACCAGATACGCCGCGCCCACCCCGATTGGTCTCCCGACCAATACGTCTGCCGGGCGGATCTCGCGACATTCCGTGAGCAATACGTACATTCTTTGCTGGAATCGGAAAGGGGAGAACTAACTTCGCTGGAGGAGGAAGTTCTACGGAGTCTTCGCGACCACGAGGTGCTGGCCAGTAATGTCGATGCGCAGTTCGAGCAGGAGTGGACGCTCGGTGAACGCCTAGCCGACCGTATCGCGACGTTCGGCGGTAGCTGGACTTTCCTGATTGTCTTCGCAGTATTCCTGGCGGTCTGGATCACGATGAACTCGCTGGTGCTACTGTGGCGACCGATTGATCCGTATCCGTTCATCCTCCTCAACCTTGTGCTTTCCTGTCTTGCCGCCATTCAGGCACCCATCATCATGATGAGCCAGAACCGGCAGGAGGCCAAAGATCGCCTGCGTGCCCGCCACGACTACCAGGTGAACTTGAAGGCGGAACTTGAGATCAGGCAGTTGCACGAAAAGATCGATCACCTGCTCTCGCACCAATGGGAGCGCTTGGTGGAAATCCAGGAAGTCCAGCTCGAGCTGCTGTCGGAAATCGGCAAGCGCTGATTCATGTGGGTCGCGCAAACCACGCCGCGAGCAATCCGCGGAGGATCCCCATTCATGTCATCTATCCCTCACATCGCTTGGCATGCCAAGGCAGCCGAATTGGACGGCGAAGTTGCAGCTTGTGTTCGGGCGATCAACAACGCGGTCCGTCAAGAGTCTTGGAGGAATTGCAGATGTGCCGCTTCGTGCTCTATTCCGGTCCGTCCGTGACACTTTCTTCGTTGCTGGTCGAGCCGGCTAATTCGTTGATCCATCAGAGCTTTCACGGCGATGAGTCGGAGGATCCACTGAATGGCGACGGATTCGGAATCGCATGGTACGTTCCGAAACACAGTCTTCAACCGGCGCTCTTTCGCTCCATGTCGCCGGCTTGGAGCAATCGAAATCTAGTCTCCTTGTCCCGCGTTACCGAAAGCGAGTGTATCTTGGCGCATATACGGGCGGCGACACTGGGACTGGCAGTCAGCGAGAGCAACTGCCACCCCTTCGCATCCGGTCGGTTTGCGTTCATGCATAATGGGGATATCGGCGCGTTTCGGCGCATCCGCCGCAAGCTCATCGAATCGCTTTCCGATCGGGCCTTCAACACGGTCCAAGGCGCCATGGACTCTGAGTATGTTTTCGCGGTGCTCCTCGACGAAATCGGATTCGGCGACCTGCCGCGGACGGTAGCGGCTCTCGCGGATGGGGTCCGGCGGACGATTGCTCAGCTCGAGGCCCCCGTCCGCAAGTCTGGCGAAGCCGTGCCCTCATATCTGAATCTCGCGGTGACCGACGGACGTAACGCGGCGGTATCGCGCTTCGTGAGTGGCGGACGCTCCGACGCGGCGTCCCTCCATAACAGCGCCGGAGGCCGGTATGAGTGCTACGAAGGAGCTTGTAGAATGCGCTCCGTGAAACCGAGTGAGTATGCAATGATTGTGAGTTCGGAGCCGTTGAGCGGTGATAAGAGTTGGCAGGAAATTCCGGCCGGTGATCTCGTAACCATTGACGAGCACCGAAATGTCCAAATGCTGTCCATATAAGAGGTGGCGATAACGGGACCAACGCGTGAGCGGTCAACCTGAGGGAATCTGATGGGATCACAACCAACCGTCGCGTACTTCTCGATGGAAATCGGTCTGGATCCGGCGATACCTACGTACAGCGGCGGGCTCGGAATGCTGGCTGGCGACTCGCTGCGTGCGGCCGCCGATCTGAAGCTGCCCATGATTGCGCTGACGCTTGTCCATCGGAGAGGCTACTTCTATCAACGCCTCGACGCTGACGGGAACCAGACCGAGGAGCCTGTGGATTGGGTGCCCGCCGACTACCTGAAACGCCTGGAGCCGCGAGTGACAGTCACTCTCGAGGGCCGCGTGG from Phycisphaerae bacterium encodes the following:
- a CDS encoding transposase; the protein is MAKPLVTDKLWTLIEPYIPVKRRRWRHPGRRRLPNRACLSGIVLVSMSGIPWEMLPQEMVCGSGMTCWRRLDITRPFSRSAAS
- a CDS encoding zinc-dependent peptidase, giving the protein MFGFKRKRREHIRRRPFPPAWLEILERNVKYYGLLTPEEQAELRGDIQVFLKEKRFEGCGGLTITDEIRVTIAAQACILLLHRRTDEYPRMQTVLVYPHPYVADGKQRLPDGTILEGVQSRLGESWYRGPVVLAWDDVLMGAADVHDGRNVVFHEFAHQLDSESGANEGAPALPRRSMYIAWARVLGREYAHLVDDLKHHRRTFINAYGATNPAEFFAVITEAFLEQPVQLQRRHPELYDQLVAFYQQDPASRVRQFGRTKRLPPQT
- a CDS encoding DUF4203 domain-containing protein encodes the protein MTAGVRIVLGLLVLLLGRRLYWIMVGISGFLAGSEFAQQFLADWAPWSRFLVAIGAGAIGVVLAIFAQRIAFAVLGFYGGGFIALVLTRSTAGDNAQLAWFILAGLAGAIIAAAVMDWAIILLTSFAGASAIVAGLALGPAFQAVLLLILAALGIAIQSRGLKPGIRQRGPRGESIASQE
- a CDS encoding DUF1003 domain-containing protein; its protein translation is MDVTKDDRNHKHACAICGKTFSHRELMAGAVIRPAVADQIRRAHPDWSPDQYVCRADLATFREQYVHSLLESERGELTSLEEEVLRSLRDHEVLASNVDAQFEQEWTLGERLADRIATFGGSWTFLIVFAVFLAVWITMNSLVLLWRPIDPYPFILLNLVLSCLAAIQAPIIMMSQNRQEAKDRLRARHDYQVNLKAELEIRQLHEKIDHLLSHQWERLVEIQEVQLELLSEIGKR
- a CDS encoding class II glutamine amidotransferase, with amino-acid sequence MCRFVLYSGPSVTLSSLLVEPANSLIHQSFHGDESEDPLNGDGFGIAWYVPKHSLQPALFRSMSPAWSNRNLVSLSRVTESECILAHIRAATLGLAVSESNCHPFASGRFAFMHNGDIGAFRRIRRKLIESLSDRAFNTVQGAMDSEYVFAVLLDEIGFGDLPRTVAALADGVRRTIAQLEAPVRKSGEAVPSYLNLAVTDGRNAAVSRFVSGGRSDAASLHNSAGGRYECYEGACRMRSVKPSEYAMIVSSEPLSGDKSWQEIPAGDLVTIDEHRNVQMLSI